The nucleotide window GCCTTGGTCCTGGACCGGCACCATCTCCAGCATGTGATGGGTCACGGCCGGCAGCAGGACCCCCACGACCTCGCTGCCCGCCAGCATCGCCACGGCCTCGTCGCTGACGTAGTCGAGGTGGTCGACGGAGGTCGCCCCCAGCTCGACGGCCAGCTCGGTCCCCCGCGCCCAGCCCGTCTGGTCGGCGTGGAGCTTGAGCCGCATGCCGCGGGCGAGGGCCGCCTCGGCGATGCTGCGGCACTCCTCGTAAGTGAACGCCGTGGGGTCGCAGCAGACGTCGCAGAACTCCGCGAGGCCGCTGGCTTCGTCGAGCAGCTCGATCACGAGACGGACGTAGGCCGCCCTGTCGTCCGCGTACTCCTCCGGCACCACGTGAGCTCCGAGGAAGGTGCGCACCAGGCGGACGTCGTGCCGGAGCCCGGCCTGCAGGCGCAGCAGCCTCTCCTCCTGCTCGCGGTCCAGGCCGTAGCCCGTCTTCACCTCGAGGGTCGTGGTGCCGTGCGCGAGCATGGCGTCCAGGTCGGAGAGCGCCCTCTCGACCAGCTCGCGGTCGGTCGCCTCGCGCGTGCGCCTGACCGTGTACCTGATGCCCTCGTCCAGGTCCTTGCCCGGGACCCTCGCGCCGGTGACCAGCGACTGGTACTCCTCGTGACGCGACCCGCCGTGGAGGAGGTGCGAGTGGCAGTCGACGAGCCCGGGGCTCACCAATCGCCCGCCGGCGCTGAGCGTGCGGCGGGCGTCTCCATGGCGCGCCTTGAGGTCCGCGTTGCCGCCCACGTCGACGATGACGCCGTCCGCGACCGCCACCGCGGCGTCCCGCAGCACCTCGAGGTCGGCCAGGTCCCTCTCGCCGCGCGCGCAGCCCGCCGGCTTGCGGCACGTGACCAGCTCCCCGATGTCGGTCACGAGGAGGTCAACCAAGCTCGACCTCCGGCTGCAGGCTCCTGATCTCCGAGCGCTTGGCGGTGGCGACGGCGGTCTCGTAGCCGGCGTCCGCATAGCGCAGGATCCCGATGCCGGTGTCGGCCTCGAGGGTGTCCACGACGCGGTCGTCGGGGCCCGAACCGTCCGCCACCACCGTGACGCCCGCGCTCTGGAAGTAGCCCGCGTACCCGCCGCCCCCGGCGTGGATCGCGACCAGGTCGGCGCCGTTGCCGGCGTTGAGCAGGGCGTTGAGCAGCGGCCAGTCGCTGACGGCGTCGGTGCCGTCGAGGAGGCCCTCCGTCTCGCGCAGCGGCTGGCTGACGCCGCCCACGTCCAGGTGGTCCCTCGTGAAGGCTATGGGGCCGCTCAGGCGACCCTGCGCCACCGCGCGCTGGACCATGCCCGCCAGACGCGAGCGCTCCCCGTGCGCCAGCCAGGCGATGCGGGCCGGGAGGCCCTGGTGCCTGAGGTGCCTCCTGGCCATGGGGATCCAGCGCTGGACCATCTCGTTCTCGGGGAACGCGTCGAGGACCATCTCGTCGATCGCGTCGATGTCGCCCTCGTCGCCCGACACGGCGACCCACCGGAACGGGCCGAGGCCGCGGCAGAAGAGGGGCCGGATGTAGCGGGTGACGAACATGGGGATCTCGAAGGCGTCCTCGACGCCGCCCTCGGCCGCCTGCGCCCTGATGTTGTTGCCGTACTCGAAGGCCACGGACCCGGCGCGCTGCCAGGCGAGCATCGCGCTCACGTGCTTGACGATGGACGCCCTGGCGCGCTCCTTGAGGCCCTCCGGGTCGGTCTCGCGCAGCTCGCGCCACGTCTCGAGGTCCACGCCCACGGGCACGTAGCCCTGCCGCAGGTCGTGGGCGCTGGTCTGGTCGGTGACGACGTCGGGCCGCACGCCCATCTCCGCGAGCCGCGGGAGGACCGACGCGGCGTTGCCCAACAGCCCTATCGACAGCGGCTCGCCCGCCCGCCGCGCCTCCTCCGCCCACGCCACGGCCTCCTCGACGCTCGCCGTGCTCCGCTGGAGGTAGCCGGTCCGCAGCCGCCGCTCGATGCGCCGCTCGTCGACCTCGACGCAGATCCCGACGCCGCCGGCCATGGTTATCGCCAGGGGCTGGGCGCCGCCCATGCCCCCCAGGCCGGCGGTGACGACGAGACGGCCGCTCAGGCTCCCGCCGAAGTGCTCCTCGGCGACCGCGGCGAAGGTCTGGTACGTGCCCTGCACGATCCCCTGGGAGCCGATGTACTGCCAGTCGCCCGCCGTGTAGCCGCCCCACATGGTCTTGCCGGCGGCCTCGAGCCGGTACCAGTGCTCCTCGGTCGCCCACCTCCCGACCAGGTTGCTGGTGGCCATCACGACCAGCGGCGCGCGCTCGTGGCTCCTGAAGACGCCGATGGGCTTCCCCGACTGGATCACGAGCGTCTCGTCGAGCTCGAGCCGCTTTAGCGCCGCGACCGTGCGGTCGAAGCTGTCCCAGTCGCGAGCGGCCTTCCCGAAGCTGCCGTAGACGACCAGGTCCTCCGGGCGCTCGCCCACCTCGAGGACGTTCTCGAGCATGCGGAGGAGCGCTTCCTGCCTCCACCCGCGGCAGCGCAGCACCGGCCCCCTCGCGGCCGCCACGACCCGGCGCCCCGAAGGCCCGTCGCCGGCACCCTGCGGGGAGGCGGGGCTCACTCTAGGGCGAGGTCCCGCTCATCGATCTCGTCGTAGAAGTGGAACTCCCCGTCCCTCACGATCTGGATGGCCACGGGCCGCACCGCGTCGCGCGTCTCCGTGAACTCGAAGATCGGTCCCGAGACCGCCTCGAAGTCGGTGATGCCGGCCATCGCCGCGGCCACGGCCTCGGCCTCCGTGGTCCCCGCGCGCTCGATCGCCTCGGCCACGAACAGGACGGCGTCGTGGCTCGTCGCCGACACCGCGTCGGCGGGCTGACCGGCGTGCTCCAGGTAGTCCGCCAGGAACCTCTGCACCACCTCGCGGTCGGAGTCGCGGTTCAGCTCGGTGGTGATGATGACGCCCTCGGCGGCGTCGCCGGCCAGCTCGATGAAGGTGGGCGAGTCGTAGCCCTCCTGGCCGATCACCTGGGTGTCGATGCCGGCCTCGCGAAGCTGGCTGACGAACAGCGCGGCCTCGCTGAAGTAGCCCGTCGCGTAGATCACGTCGGGGTCGGCTCGCCTGATGGCGCTGATGAGCGGGCGGAAGTCGGACTCGCCCAGCGGGTAGGTCTCCTGCATGACGACCTCGCCGCCGAGCCGCTCGTACTGCTCGACGAACGCCTCCGACAGCGAGGTGCCGAAGTCGTTGTCGACGATGAGGACCGCGGCGCGCATGAGCCCCAGGCGGTTGGCCACGAGCTCGGCCCCCGCGGCGCCCTGGATCGTCGCCAGCGTGCCCATGCGGAAGACCAGGTGGCCGACGTCAGTGATGCTCGGGTGCACCGCGTACGCCGCTACGAACGGCACCCCGGCCTGCTGGGCGATGGGCGCGCCGGCGCGCGTCGTGAAGGAGTAGGAGCCCGACACCACGGCCACGACGTCGTCCTGCTCGATGAGCCGCCGCGTGACGTTCGCGGCCTCGTCGGGCGAGAACGCGTCGTCGTAGACGACCAGCTCGACCGGCCGGCCGAGCACCCCGCCGTCCTCGTTGATGGCCGCGACCGCGACCTCGGCGCCGTTGAGCGCCGACTGGCCGTCCTCGGCCGCCGGCCCCGTCAGCGGCGCGTAGAAGCCTATCTTGATGGGTCCTTCCTGCGCCTGAGCGACGCCGAGGACCGCCACGGTGATCGCTAGTAGCCGGACGAGTCGCCTCATGAGCCCTCCTTGGATCCGGATGACGCCGGTGCGTGCGTTCCGCTGCTAGGCCAGTGCGACGCGAGCGACGAAGCCGCCCGCGCACCTGACGTTGCACCTCATTCCGCCTGGCGGTATTTTCTACCACGAGGTGGAAAGTGTCAACTAGCTCCCGGGGCAAGGGACCGCGTCGGCAGGGGACCGCGGGAGGCGAGGAGACCGGCCGCGGCGTGCGCGCCGTGACGCGCGCGCTGCGCATCCTCAAGAGCATCGGCCCGGGCCGGTCGGGGGCGTCGCTCACCGACCTGGCCAGGTCGAGCGGCCTCGCGCCCAGCACGACGCTGCGGCTGGTGCAGACGCTCGAGGACGAGGACTTCCTGAACCGACTAGAGGACGGCACGTACACCTACGGACCCGCCGTGCTCCACCTCGGCCTCGCCGCGCGCGAGAGCGTCGAGATCCTCGCCCTGGCCGGACGCCACCTGGAGAACGTGACCGCGGAGACCGGAGAGACCACGAACCTCGGCGTGCCCACGGCCCACGACGAGGTCCTCTACGTCGACCAGCGCGTCACGAAGCAGGCGCTGCGCGCGCACAGCTGGCTCGGCCAGACCGTGCCGCAGGAGGGCACGGCCATCGGCGCGGCCGTGAGGGGCCTGGTGGGCGAGGAGGGGTGGTGCATGGCGCGGGCGACCGTAGAGCCGGGGATCACGGCCCTGGCCTCGCCCGTGTACGACCACTCCGGGGCGATCGTGGCGGCCATGAACATCACCGGACCGACGGAGCGGGTGCTGCCGCACAGCGAGGAGTTCGGCCGCTGCCTGGCGCGGGAGGCCGCCGAGCTGACGAGGCGGATCGGCGGCACCTGGCCGCACCGCCGTCACGACGCCGCGCCGGCGGACGCCGGCGGGAAGGACCGGCGATGACCACGACGCGTCCGCCTGAGACGACGAGCTTCCTCGCCAGCCCGGTCACCACGGACCTGGACGCCATGGAGGCCGACTTCGCCGTGATCGGCATCCCGCACGGCGTGCCCTACGACCCGGCGGCGCCTGCGACGGCGGCGGCGCAGGCGCCGCGGGCCGTGCGGGAGCGTTCCGCTCGCTACGGGGCGTTCAGGGAGCACCACGACTTCGACTCGGGCGGGCCGCTGCTCCCGGCGTCGGTGCGCGTGGTGGACGTGGGCGACGCCGTGACGCCGGCGGGCGAGAGGCCGGGCCCCGAGGCCGCGGCCACCCGCGCCGTGGCCGCGCTGCTGGCGCGCGGCGCCGTCCCGGTGGTCCTCGGCGGCGACGACTCCACGCCGGCGTTCGCCCTCGCCGCCTACCAAGGGTTCGGGCCCGTGACCGTGGTGCAGGTGGACGCGCACATCGACTACCGCGACGAGGTGGGCGGCGAGCGCTGGGGCTACTCGAGCCCCATGAGGCGCGCTGCCGAGATGCCCTGGGTGGAGAAGGTCGTGCACGTGGGCGCCCGCGGGGTGGGCAGCGCCAGGCGGGAGGAGCTGGAGGCGACGCTGGCGCGCGGCAACGCGGTCGTCACGGCTCGCGAGGTGCACGAGCGCGGCGTGGCCGCGGCGCTGGCGCACGTGCCCGAGGGCGGCAGGTACTACGTGGCCGTGGACGTCGACGGTTTCGACCCTGCCGTCATGCCCGGCACCGCCGCCGCGGCGCCCGGCGGCCTCACCTACTGGCACGGGCTCGACCTACTGCGCGGCCTGTGTGAGAGGGGGCGCCTGGCGGGCATAGGCTTCGCCGAGTACTACCCAGATCGCGACGTGAACGGCCTCACCGCCCTCGGCATCGTGCGCCTGGGCGTGGCGGCCATGGCTGGCGCGCGGCGCTAGGCGGCCATGGCTGGCGCGCGGCGCTGGGCGGCCATGGCGGGCGCGCGGCGCTAGGCGGCGGGGGTCGGCGCGCGTCGCCGGGCGTCCGGCGCCGGACGGACCGCGTGGGCGACGTCGCGAACGACAGCGGGGACGGCGTAGCGGAATGCACGGCGTCTCGGCGGAACCGTTACCTAGACTGACCGGCCGAAGCACGAGACGGGGATAACGAGTCCCTGACACGAGGAGGTCTCAAGTTGCGCCGGCAGTCCATACCCTTCGTCCTGGCCGCCCTGCTCGCCCTCTCCGCCTGCTCGACGCCCCAGCCCCCTAGCGAGCCCGAGCCCGTCTACCCCGTGTCCGGCAAGGTCATCAACGTCGGCGACCTGCCCGTGCCCACCGTCATCAGCCTCGTCGCGACCAACCCCAGCACCTACGGCTTCGCCACCGGCCTGAGCCCGCTGTCCCGGGACTACGAGGGCAAGTGGCTGGCGCTCGACTCGGACGTCCTGGACGCGGACGGCAACTTCGAGTGGGACCTCGGGGACGGCTCCGACATACCCGCCGCGTACCTCGCGCCGGCCGGGCAGGCGTTCCAGTCCCTCTTCGGGGACGTCACCTGCACCACCACGGCCTCGAAGCCGGTACAGGTGCTGAGGGTGTGGATGACGTCTGGTGCCATGGTGCCGACCGCCAGCCTGGGCCCGCTCACCGCCAGCGGCACCTACTCCGACGGCCTGGTCGTCTACACCGACGCGCCGTCGATCGACACCGTGCCGTCCGAGCCCTTCAAGATGGGCAGCTTCACCTTCGCCGCCGACGACGTGACCGTGCAGGGGAGCTGCGTGCTCGACGACGGGGTCAACCCGGCGAAGACGGTGATCGACATCGACGTCGAGCTGGTGTCCGGCTGGAACCAGATCGTCATGGAGGTCGACCCGACGGAGGAATTCGCGACCGTCACGGACGGGACCTTCGAGGGAGCCTGGCTCGGCATGGCGTACGACACGGCGCCGTAGGCGCGCCGGGGACGGGTCCGTGGGCGCCCCGCCGCGGAGCGGCTGCGCCCCGCGGCTCGTCGGGGGCACGGCGACGGCGGCCGGGTCCTACCTCAGCGTGACCTCGTAGCGCGCCGCGGCGCCGTTCTCCGGCAGGTCCGACGGGTCGTCGCGCTCCAGCACCAGCACGGCGGGGGTGGGGCCGGACACCGTGAACTCGAGCTGGCCCTCGAAAGGCACGAACCTTTCCGTCATCCACTCGCCCTGCGCGGTGACGAAGCCGGAGGCGATCTGGGTGCCGTCCTCCCCCAGCAGACGCACCGGGAACGAGCCCTCGAAGAACCACGGGCCCCGCGCCTCGCCGCGCAGCGTCAGGGGGCTCGTGACCTCGGCGGGCAGGTCGACGCGCACGAACGCGGAGAGGTCGCTCTTGCCCTCGGTCGGCCAGGTCACCGGCGTGCCGAGGACCGACGCGC belongs to Trueperaceae bacterium and includes:
- the hutI gene encoding imidazolonepropionase → MVDLLVTDIGELVTCRKPAGCARGERDLADLEVLRDAAVAVADGVIVDVGGNADLKARHGDARRTLSAGGRLVSPGLVDCHSHLLHGGSRHEEYQSLVTGARVPGKDLDEGIRYTVRRTREATDRELVERALSDLDAMLAHGTTTLEVKTGYGLDREQEERLLRLQAGLRHDVRLVRTFLGAHVVPEEYADDRAAYVRLVIELLDEASGLAEFCDVCCDPTAFTYEECRSIAEAALARGMRLKLHADQTGWARGTELAVELGATSVDHLDYVSDEAVAMLAGSEVVGVLLPAVTHHMLEMVPVQDQGRWVGPKKPFMPELARRLIRRGVVVALSCDYNPGTAPTLSMQATMQLASRLYRLSYAEVWHMSTINAAKALGLEREVGSVEVGKRADLVLWSVAEHGMVINRFGTNLVDSVVKDGRLVVAGGRRTPAAGAGADR
- a CDS encoding IclR family transcriptional regulator, coding for MRAVTRALRILKSIGPGRSGASLTDLARSSGLAPSTTLRLVQTLEDEDFLNRLEDGTYTYGPAVLHLGLAARESVEILALAGRHLENVTAETGETTNLGVPTAHDEVLYVDQRVTKQALRAHSWLGQTVPQEGTAIGAAVRGLVGEEGWCMARATVEPGITALASPVYDHSGAIVAAMNITGPTERVLPHSEEFGRCLAREAAELTRRIGGTWPHRRHDAAPADAGGKDRR
- a CDS encoding urocanate hydratase encodes the protein MSPASPQGAGDGPSGRRVVAAARGPVLRCRGWRQEALLRMLENVLEVGERPEDLVVYGSFGKAARDWDSFDRTVAALKRLELDETLVIQSGKPIGVFRSHERAPLVVMATSNLVGRWATEEHWYRLEAAGKTMWGGYTAGDWQYIGSQGIVQGTYQTFAAVAEEHFGGSLSGRLVVTAGLGGMGGAQPLAITMAGGVGICVEVDERRIERRLRTGYLQRSTASVEEAVAWAEEARRAGEPLSIGLLGNAASVLPRLAEMGVRPDVVTDQTSAHDLRQGYVPVGVDLETWRELRETDPEGLKERARASIVKHVSAMLAWQRAGSVAFEYGNNIRAQAAEGGVEDAFEIPMFVTRYIRPLFCRGLGPFRWVAVSGDEGDIDAIDEMVLDAFPENEMVQRWIPMARRHLRHQGLPARIAWLAHGERSRLAGMVQRAVAQGRLSGPIAFTRDHLDVGGVSQPLRETEGLLDGTDAVSDWPLLNALLNAGNGADLVAIHAGGGGYAGYFQSAGVTVVADGSGPDDRVVDTLEADTGIGILRYADAGYETAVATAKRSEIRSLQPEVELG
- a CDS encoding ABC transporter substrate-binding protein, with translation MRRLVRLLAITVAVLGVAQAQEGPIKIGFYAPLTGPAAEDGQSALNGAEVAVAAINEDGGVLGRPVELVVYDDAFSPDEAANVTRRLIEQDDVVAVVSGSYSFTTRAGAPIAQQAGVPFVAAYAVHPSITDVGHLVFRMGTLATIQGAAGAELVANRLGLMRAAVLIVDNDFGTSLSEAFVEQYERLGGEVVMQETYPLGESDFRPLISAIRRADPDVIYATGYFSEAALFVSQLREAGIDTQVIGQEGYDSPTFIELAGDAAEGVIITTELNRDSDREVVQRFLADYLEHAGQPADAVSATSHDAVLFVAEAIERAGTTEAEAVAAAMAGITDFEAVSGPIFEFTETRDAVRPVAIQIVRDGEFHFYDEIDERDLALE
- a CDS encoding arginase family protein, with the protein product MTTTRPPETTSFLASPVTTDLDAMEADFAVIGIPHGVPYDPAAPATAAAQAPRAVRERSARYGAFREHHDFDSGGPLLPASVRVVDVGDAVTPAGERPGPEAAATRAVAALLARGAVPVVLGGDDSTPAFALAAYQGFGPVTVVQVDAHIDYRDEVGGERWGYSSPMRRAAEMPWVEKVVHVGARGVGSARREELEATLARGNAVVTAREVHERGVAAALAHVPEGGRYYVAVDVDGFDPAVMPGTAAAAPGGLTYWHGLDLLRGLCERGRLAGIGFAEYYPDRDVNGLTALGIVRLGVAAMAGARR